A segment of the Arachis hypogaea cultivar Tifrunner chromosome 5, arahy.Tifrunner.gnm2.J5K5, whole genome shotgun sequence genome:
GAACAAGTTTATGTAACATGTTAGTACCAAACTATATTGAGTTATTGTTTTGGTGTGATTTTGGCTTATAGGTGGTGGAGAAATTGATATCACCCCAGTTGAGAGATCATTGGAAAGAATGAATATCCAAAATGAGCCAAGAGCTGACCAAGAATCCAAGGTTCTTCCAACTATTTCAGAGACTCAATATCCTTCTCATCTTGGTGGGCTTGGCCACCACAACCACCGCTTTTCACCTGAGCTTTCAACAGCAACCAAAACTCCATTCCCAACAGCTGATAAAAGCCATGATCAGTACTTGCCACACTTGTCAAGTGAAATCAAAACTCAATACCCTTCTGCTGGAAGCCATGACCAATTCGTGCCGGAATTTTCTAACACACTCTACCCTCCAATTAAAAGCCATGACCAAAACTTGACACAAGAGTCAACAGTTCAGTATCCTTCTACTGAAAGCCATAATCAGTTTTCAGCAGAAACAATTCCTAGAAGCTCTAATATATATGAACAAAATCCTCGGCAAAAACCAGCTTCCGACACCACCAAGGCTAGATTTGAAGAACAAACCCAACCACCTTATGAAGCAATGGAGAAACCATCAAGTCAAAGTAGTTACACTGACAAAATCTCTTCAGCTACTTCAGCCATAGCTGATAAAGCCATTACTGCTAAAAATGCTGTGGCCTCCAAGCTTGGATATGGTGAGAAAGATGATAAAACAAAGTGCCATGAAGAAAACATAAGCAGTGATAAACCATCGAACCAGAGCAGTTACACTGAGAAAATCTCGTCCGCAACTTCAGCAATAGCCGATAAAGCTGTGTCAGCTAAGAACACCGTAGCTTCGAAACTAGGTTATGGCGACAAAGGAGACAGCCACGAAGAGACACAAGGAGAGAATGCTGCTGCTACTTCCACAACAGAATATGGGAAGAGAATAGCACAGTCCTTGACAGATAAACTTGTACCGGTTTATGGAAAGGTTGCTGGTGTAGGAAGTGCAGTGAAATCAAAGGTTCCTGGAACCTCAACTGGGAGTGAAAGCGACAGAGGAGTGTCAGTGAAGGACTATTTTGCAGAGAAGTTGAGGCCTGGGGATGAAGACAGAGCTCTATCTGAGGTTATATCAGAGACTCTGCATCATAAGAGGAACAAAGAAGAGGAAAATGTAGTTCATAGGGAAGCAGATAACGATGTGAAGAGGGTGGTTTCTGATGCAGTtcacaagagaggagaagaggaggaggaggagcatgagagaaggaagaagataCCAATGGGGAAGGTGACAGAGTccgaagaagtgaagagaaggtTGGGGAGTGGAAATGAAGAGATAGAGAGGTATGAAGAGAGCTATGTAAATAGTCCTGGGAAGAGTGTGGTTGATAAGGTTAAGGATGTGGTTTTTGGTTCTT
Coding sequences within it:
- the LOC112802849 gene encoding low-temperature-induced 65 kDa protein — protein: MDSRQVQSHDYDEHHNHPHGHDVGIGIHQVLHGSDEHQHDHEKKSVVKKVKAKAKKIKDKVTKHGHHDNEHDHDQYHYEGQHIPDDHDLDEEDDEDEEMIDDPEVHGAPIYDSTAFRSAVPGQTQYLASPNVNLGGTSVMGVEPHHHQPRVVVVSSTAEPDQSRVTDPSKTFVGIGEDKAMHHKVNLERPMGLEEDPHAPRSSPLSHAPANYQTKVTDPTGAGGGEIDITPVERSLERMNIQNEPRADQESKVLPTISETQYPSHLGGLGHHNHRFSPELSTATKTPFPTADKSHDQYLPHLSSEIKTQYPSAGSHDQFVPEFSNTLYPPIKSHDQNLTQESTVQYPSTESHNQFSAETIPRSSNIYEQNPRQKPASDTTKARFEEQTQPPYEAMEKPSSQSSYTDKISSATSAIADKAITAKNAVASKLGYGEKDDKTKCHEENISSDKPSNQSSYTEKISSATSAIADKAVSAKNTVASKLGYGDKGDSHEETQGENAAATSTTEYGKRIAQSLTDKLVPVYGKVAGVGSAVKSKVPGTSTGSESDRGVSVKDYFAEKLRPGDEDRALSEVISETLHHKRNKEEENVVHREADNDVKRVVSDAVHKRGEEEEEEHERRKKIPMGKVTESEEVKRRLGSGNEEIERYEESYVNSPGKSVVDKVKDVVFGSWFTKPDENQQSEGGEQLPKNSGAVDVDQAVNQAADAR